The Nitrospira sp. sequence CGCTGCAGACGAAGTTCCAGCAGCGTCGATTCCAAGCCAAGCCGCTTCGAAAGACCGGAAAGAATGCTGCTGAAGGAATCGAGTGTCCGAGGTCCACTCATGTGGCATCATAGGCGCTAGCGGAGAAAGAGATCAAGGCGTAGGGTTCAGGTCATGGCAAAAGAGGCGGACGATCAGCGGAAAGTCGTGGTCACGAATCGGAAGGCGTACCACGATTATTTTATCGAAGAAAAGTTCGAAGCCGGGATCGTGCTCAAGGGAACCGAAGTGAAATCGCTTCGTGACAGACGAGTGAATCTACAAGACAGTTATGCGACCGTCAAAGACGGCGAAGTTTTTCTTCAGCACTGCCACATCAGTCCGTATAGTCACGGCAACATCATGAACCACGATCCGATCAGGACGCGCAAACTGCTCCTTCATCGAAAAGAGATCAATAAGCTCCTGGGGAAAACCCAGCAGAAAGGTCTCACGCTGGTTCCTCTCCGCATCTATTTTTCAGAGCGCGGCCAGGCGAAGGTCGAACTTGGATTGGCAAAGGGTAAGAAGCAGCATGATCGTCGAGAATCGATCAAAACTCGGGAAGCGGGACGAGAAGTTGAACGGGCAATTAAAGAGAGAAAATAGTACGGAGCCGGAGAGACAGCCGAAGAAGCCTTTGTGTTCATACCGGAGCAGAGGAGCCACACAGCGCGCTTCGATGAGTGCCAAGCAAACGCCGTATCTC is a genomic window containing:
- the smpB gene encoding SsrA-binding protein SmpB, whose product is MAKEADDQRKVVVTNRKAYHDYFIEEKFEAGIVLKGTEVKSLRDRRVNLQDSYATVKDGEVFLQHCHISPYSHGNIMNHDPIRTRKLLLHRKEINKLLGKTQQKGLTLVPLRIYFSERGQAKVELGLAKGKKQHDRRESIKTREAGREVERAIKERK